Within the Heterodontus francisci isolate sHetFra1 chromosome 28, sHetFra1.hap1, whole genome shotgun sequence genome, the region GgagatttcaacacattcttcagctcttctctgaatttcctctgggtCGCTGCATAAATGCATGGGTTTTGAATACAGCTCAAAAACTTAAGGCAAGTTCCGGTTTCAGTGGCGATATATCCAGGAGCTGTGCGGTCACCTCGGTAATTATTGGTGTTTGTCAGTCTGGTCGACACGAAACTCACGGCAGCTGTCAACCACAACAGGAGAAAACTGCCTGACacagtgaacaataaaataatggatttcctgcggttctccatttctgaatcactgtGATTCTCACTTCTGTTGCTCCAGAGTTTCCTGCGGGTTctattggccactaaaatacgtccaatggttaaacaattaaatgagacaattaaagtaaaaggaagccaaacgAGCCAGGCGCTGTGAAACCAGATCCACGCTGTACCGAGTGGTGAGGAAAAAAAATCCACGCTTGCCCGACAGCCCCACTGCACCTTGTTAACTATTTGCTGAGGTTCGTATGCAAATAAAAAGCAAATGTTCTTGATAAAACTCAAGAAACAGAACACTGTTATTACCACACCTGCAGTTCTTGCTGTGCAATATGTTGTTTTAAACTTCTGGAAGCAGACAGCAACAAAACGGTCAAATGTGAAGAagactgtgaaccaaacagacaaatcaaagGTGACGGTACCTATGTATATAATAATCCTACACACGGGagtgtaagacaggaatgaaagtggaaaTTGATAGCTGAAAATACGATACAATATTACGTTGATGATCAGAACCaagagatctgctgttgccatggccaccatataaacagaaatacatttggaaaggccGCACTTTCTTCGGGAGAGAATTATAATTGTCACCAAGTTCACTGTAAGAAAGAGTGACGACATAAATAATGTTTTAATGATTGTTTGAAATATATATGGCGATATCTGTTAACAGcattttactccattcagtgtGATTTTATAGGATTAGCTGTGTAGCCATTTCCTGGGAAACCTGACCATATATTTTAATGAGCTGCTATAGCACTCACTCTGCACGGGTGACACTTGATTCTTTGCATCAGACCTTCAAACAACATTTTAACATCAGTAAGGTTATCAGATTAAGGGAAACAGAGAAAGTGTGGACCCCTGGTTCACAAGTTTGCTCCAGTAACCACCGACTGTGTAATGCTGAAATCGGAGAAACATGGTTTCTTATGCAACATATGGTCTAAACAAGGAGATAGTAAAGACAAATTATGAACAAATAGTTTCTAATGGCTCACCAAGGACACCCAGGGCTGCGACAATCGGGTAGTAAATGTCTTTCATCAGCAGAATAACTGGTTTCCCCATATTATGTGAGAATGGATGAAAGCTGTTGGAGTTGAAGGACTGGCTCacttctcagcttgtgtgagggaaCCTATATTTATGCGCAAATGAATCCTCCAAGGAGTCAATTAGCTTTCATCATAATTAGCATTGGTTGTAGTCATTTAACAAATACACTCGGTAAGTTGTTTTTTCTTTCCTGACAATTCAGAACTAAGGAAAAGGTTAAcattaagacaatttttttaacAATACAAAATTCAAACATTCTTTACAAGTTGAATGAATATGGATCCTATTCCCACAGGACCAGTCAAAGTAGCTCCCTTTGCATGAATTGTC harbors:
- the LOC137385242 gene encoding probable G-protein coupled receptor 139 — translated: MGKPVILLMKDIYYPIVAALGVLVNLVTIIILSRRKCGLSKCISVYMVAMATADLLVLIINVILYRIFSYQFPLSFLSYTPVCRIIIYIGTVTFDLSVWFTVFFTFDRFVAVCFQKFKTTYCTARTAGVVITVFCFLSFIKNICFLFAYEPQQIVNKVQWGCRASVDFFSSPLGTAWIWFHSAWLVWLPFTLIVSFNCLTIGRILVANRTRRKLWSNRSENHSDSEMENRRKSIILLFTVSGSFLLLWLTAAVSFVSTRLTNTNNYRGDRTAPGYIATETGTCLKFLSCIQNPCIYAATQRKFREELKNVLKSPWAVVLRLVRKCG